ttgcgtgccactcatggtacccatgccaggggttgctgacccattGTAGCATTTTGCATGTCGCCTTCAGATGAAATATAAAACCTCACCCAAGATAATTTCTGCTCATTAAAGATCccacttgtttttcttttctttcttcttcttcttttttttttaaatgtaggcaACATGGTATTAACATTGACAATGTTCCAAACTGGGCAATTACATCCCACCACTCTAAATCCACTCTGCAAGCCTGTAAgtgtttttcactttttcttaACATATGCAGTTTCACCCTCAAAATACCTGTATTTTCGTGGTACGTGTGATTCCTCTGCATTGTTTATGTTTCACTGTGACATAGTGGAGAAACCTGTGAAACCTGACTTCCAGCTACTGGAGATAGAGTACAGGAGCAAATAGTAATTCAGAAGAAATAGGGCCACTCAGAGCTCAAGGTCTTCCACAACTGCTTGTTATTGGACTAGATTTTCTATTAAATCATTGGTTTTCTTACTATAACCAGTATGGTTTAAAATCTCAGGACATCtgtagatttattttttttccatttaattaaatGAAGCACTAACCATAAATGCACTGACATGGACTCTCATGCCCCATTGTGTTTTCCCAAGTGTCTGAACTCTAAGGAATCTACTTGACTGCCTAAATGTTAGCAGCATCAGGTTCCTCATGGCCGGTTTCTAATAGGGTTAATGGGGTTTCTCTCTGGGGATTATATTCCCATGTGTTGGGATTTCACAGTTCCTCGCTAGGGCCTTGTTACCGAGCCTATTCACGGCCCATTAAGCAGCCTGCTTAAGCCTCTCAGGTGCAGCGCCTCCTCCCCAGGCCTTGGGGGCGATGGAGACGGCGTTCGTGGTACACGAAAGAGCGGCGGGAGCCCCGGCTCGCGCTTCCTGTGCCCCAGGACAGTATGAACCCACAGCTGCGGCACTGGCGAGAGGCGGCTACGTTGCTGTTGGCGGCCAAAAGGGGGAGTGGGGCGCCGGCTCGGCCGCTGCGGTCCTCGCTGGGTACCTTTGACTACGagacgctgctgctgcagcggagCCCTCGCAGCGGCTTCCTGCCCAGCGCCCATGTCTTCCCGGGAGGCCTGCTGGAGGCGGCCGACTTCTCCGCtgactggctggggctgctgcccgcCTTGCCCCGCTGCGGGCTGGGCTCCGTGCGGCCGTCGCCGGCGGGCGGAAACCGAGCTCCGCTCTTCGCCACCGACCGGGCTGGCCTGGGCTCGCCGCTGCCGGGGGACGTGGCCTTCCGCATCTGCGCCATCCGGGAGACTTTCGAAGAGGCGGGCGTCCTGCTGCTGGTGTCGGGGCCCGGCCCGCCTGCCGCCACTGGCCCGGCCCGCTTGCTGCCTCAGCACCACCTGCCGCCTGGCCCGGAGCTCGCCGAGTGGCGTCGAAGGGTGCAGCAGGACCCgacctgcttcctgcagctctgccgcTACCTGCGCTGTGTCCCCAACATTTGGGccttgcaggagtggggcaaCTGGCTGACCCCGGTGCCCACGGCTGGCCGGGGTGGCCGCCGGCGCTACGACACCGCCTTCTACTTGTGCTGTCTGGAGGACCGGCCTCCTCACACGTCGCAGGACGAGCAGGAGGTATCGGGTCTCCAGGTGAGGTTTCAACACCACAGCCAGCCTTGTATCTTCTCTTATGCCCCATGGAAACCTTAGGGAGGGCCCAGGAGGGGCAAGGCCTATGCAACACTCGTTGCCCGCCTTACAGACATCCTCCTAACCTGCGCCCttgtgcagccctgtttgcagacacCTGGTGACACGTTATAGTTTCCCTTTTATATTGCATATTTTGAACAAGAGGTGGTTGGTGATTGCATGTTAGATGATTAACCCACATGGCATGGGACTAGTAGATTTTAGACTTCCAGAGGATAAACACATCAACCTCAGAAGACCATCAAAAAGTGACTTGCATCTAgttcactgcatattcatgactcTAATCATCTGTTAGTGCTTCATTGTTGTTGTTCAAATAAGTTGCTATCCATCACAGGGTTCACACAAGTAAAAATTTCAGTAAGGCTTAAGTAATTGATAGAATTTCACCAGAAAAGATCAAGAAGAAAAACTTATTCATGCTTGTCTTCCATTTACAGTGGTCAACCCCTCCCGAAGCTATTGAACTCTTTAAATCTCAAGAAATATGGTTTGCTCCACCTCAGTTCTATGAATTATGTAGGCTGTGCAACTTTTCTTCACTTTGTGATCTGCATAGGTTTGCTTCTGACCGTGCTTTAGAAGGATGTGAACGTTGGATGCCTGTTACTTTGGTTGCTGTGGATGGCTCTATTAATCTTTTACCAGGTAAATTAACCAAGACTGCAAGCTATTGTTACCATAAAAGAGAATTGGAAAAGATAACTTTCAGGCTTTGGGGCCAACCGAATACCAGGGATGCAGAAAAAGTTTCCTTGAAAGTAGATTCTTCCATAATTGCCTATTGGCAGGTTTTCTTCCTCTAACGTAGCTGATGCTGGCCACTCTTAGGCTGTATCTAGATTGtcgagaactgtcagcaaaagacgTGCAAATTGTGCAACA
The genomic region above belongs to Carettochelys insculpta isolate YL-2023 chromosome 14, ASM3395843v1, whole genome shotgun sequence and contains:
- the NUDT19 gene encoding acyl-coenzyme A diphosphatase NUDT19 gives rise to the protein MNPQLRHWREAATLLLAAKRGSGAPARPLRSSLGTFDYETLLLQRSPRSGFLPSAHVFPGGLLEAADFSADWLGLLPALPRCGLGSVRPSPAGGNRAPLFATDRAGLGSPLPGDVAFRICAIRETFEEAGVLLLVSGPGPPAATGPARLLPQHHLPPGPELAEWRRRVQQDPTCFLQLCRYLRCVPNIWALQEWGNWLTPVPTAGRGGRRRYDTAFYLCCLEDRPPHTSQDEQEVSGLQWSTPPEAIELFKSQEIWFAPPQFYELCRLCNFSSLCDLHRFASDRALEGCERWMPVTLVAVDGSINLLPGDELYPEDPDYTGEKNLVLSTDKKVEELMKEDSRLHRIVIQNLNSITVYINIKPKYKHITPLKIDSNIVGSNVDCNSRL